The DNA sequence GGCCAGCTTGAGGGACCTGCGGGGCACCGCCGCGCACGCGATTGCGAGGAGCAGCTCCGGCATCAGCGGCCAGCTCAGCGCCTCCGCGCACGCCCACGCGAACGCCAGCGGCAGGCCCAAGGGGGAGCAGGCCGCCGCCGCGACCCGCTTGCGCGTACGGGAGTCCGGCAGGGGCTCGTCCGCGGTGCGGCGGTGCAGCTCCGCCACCGCCGCCCGGGCCTCCTGCGGCGTCACCGTCGGCGGCAGCGGCTCGCCGATCGTCACGCGGACCAGGGACGGGCGCAGCCTGCCGTGTTTCGGGAGGAGGCGGTCCGTGCCGGCGATGCCCACGGGGACGACCGGCACGTCCGCCTCCCGGGCCAGGACCAGGGCGCCCTTGTGGAACGTGCCGAGTTCGCCGCGGCGGGCCCGGGTGCCCTCCGGGAACAGCACCACCGCGTGGCCCGCGCGCAGCGCGTCCGCCCGGGCCAGGAGGTCGTCCATGCCGCCTCCCGTGCGGCGCACGGGGAAGCCCGCGGCCAGGCGCGCGCACACCCGGCGCCTCCAGGGGGAGGCGAACCAGTAGTCCGCCGCGGCGGCGATGGTGGGGGAGTGGCGCGCGTCCAGGGCGGCCAGCAGGGCCGCGGTGTCGGCGTGGGAGGTGTGGTTGGCCACGACCACGCAGCCGCCGTCCGGCAGGGCGCCCTCGCGGGTGATGCCGCCGGTGAGGGTGAGCAGGGTGCGCCACAGCACGGCCCTCGCGGCGGCGCCCCAGGCCCGCGCGAGGGGCTCGCTCCCCGTCTTCACAGGCCCACCGCCATCGTCAGGAGCAGGGCCAGGAGCAGCGAGTCCACCCGGTCCAGGAGGCCGCCGAAGCCGGGGAGCCAGGTGCCCGCGTCCTTGACGCCCGCCTCGCGCTTCACCATGGACTCCAGGAGGTCGCCCAGGACGCAGCCGACGAGCACCGCCGCCCACAGCGTGAGCGTGAGGGCCCCGACCGCCGCCAGGGCCAGGGCCGTCGCCGCCGCGGTGCCGAGCACTCCCGCCCACGTCTTGTTGGGGGACAGCGGGGAGAGGGGGCGGGCCAGCGGGCCTCCGCGGCCCAGCGCCGTGCCCGCGCACCACGCGCCGACGTCCCCGAAGGCCACCGCCACGCCCAGCGCCACCGCCGTGCCGTCCAACAGGACCAGGCCGGTGAGGGAGACCGGGATCCAGAGCACCCCGAAGAGCGTGCGGCACGCCCGTGTGAAGCCGTGCTCGGTGTCGCC is a window from the Streptomyces spectabilis genome containing:
- a CDS encoding lysophospholipid acyltransferase family protein; the encoded protein is MKTGSEPLARAWGAAARAVLWRTLLTLTGGITREGALPDGGCVVVANHTSHADTAALLAALDARHSPTIAAAADYWFASPWRRRVCARLAAGFPVRRTGGGMDDLLARADALRAGHAVVLFPEGTRARRGELGTFHKGALVLAREADVPVVPVGIAGTDRLLPKHGRLRPSLVRVTIGEPLPPTVTPQEARAAVAELHRRTADEPLPDSRTRKRVAAAACSPLGLPLAFAWACAEALSWPLMPELLLAIACAAVPRRSLKLALAALGGSLTGGLLALQLAGSGVQLPHPLTTDRMRAEVRQELAAEGAAAVRHQPWNGVPFKVYAAEAGRAEVPARDWLAESALSRGSRTLTVGLGFGAFGFLAHRLRRRYGAYLALLGGGFATGLGLIVAGWS
- a CDS encoding phosphatidate cytidylyltransferase; this translates as MSVAFVAGEAAARAVPVVAGALGAGGVAVAALPSRVRMRAELRRRWRTWALAAPLFLGALWAGRAGAFALAAGLGVVAVAEYARMARLERGERAVLGVAAVLLPAAAWLAPAGLDLRAFAALLIMSALPALLTGDTEHGFTRACRTLFGVLWIPVSLTGLVLLDGTAVALGVAVAFGDVGAWCAGTALGRGGPLARPLSPLSPNKTWAGVLGTAAATALALAAVGALTLTLWAAVLVGCVLGDLLESMVKREAGVKDAGTWLPGFGGLLDRVDSLLLALLLTMAVGL